A single window of Anopheles moucheti chromosome 2, idAnoMoucSN_F20_07, whole genome shotgun sequence DNA harbors:
- the LOC128299207 gene encoding cytochrome P450 6a2-like, translating to MELLGYALTAFVFVVSIAYLYLRSRHNFWRNRSVPYVRGKPHLVMGHMEHFNTKHASYINQQMYQDLKARGETFGGMSFFFIPAVIVADPELVKTILVKDFNVFHDRGVFNDAKADPLSAHLFALEGQEWRLLRQKLTPTFTSGRMKQMFGTIQQVAEEFLKYMNENCHREMEMKDVLARFTTDVIGTCAFGIECNSMKNPDSDFRKYGNKVFEQDTFVIMKFVFATMFKGLAKRIGVKLTDEGVERFFLQVVRDTVQYRELNNVQRNDFMNLLLQIKNKGYLDERDGGASHTGKSEAAMTLNELAAQVFVFFIAGFETSSTTMNFCLYELAKNQDIQERLREEIERAVDDNDGQVTYEMVMNNQYLDNVINETLRKYPPVESLSRVPMRDYTIPGTKHVIPKDTLVQIPVYALQRDPEFYPDPNQFNPDRFLPEEVKQRHPYVFLPFGEGPRVCIGLRFGMMQAKLGLITLLRNFRFAPSAQTPAEFEFDPKSFILSPTKGNYLKVDKI from the exons ATGGAACTTCTCGGTTACGCGTTGACCGCGTTCGTGTTTGTCGTGTCGATTGCGTATCTGTACCTGCGCAGCCGGCACAACTTTTGGCGTAATCGTAGCGTTCCTTATGTGCGCGGAAAGCCTCACCTGGTGATGGGACACATGGAGCACTTCAATACGAAACACGCATCGTACATCAACCAGCAGATGTATCAGGATCTGAAAGCGCGCGGTGAAACCTTCGGTGGAATGAGCTTCTTCTTCATACCGGCCGTAATAGTTGCCGATCCGGAGCTGGTGAAAACGATTCTGGTGAAGGACTTCAACGTGTTTCACGACCGGGGCGTCTTTAACGATGCTAAAGCGGATCCCCTTTCCGCTCATCTGTTTGCGCTGGAGGGTCAAGAGTGGCGTTTGTTGCGCCAGAAGCTTACGCCCACGTTCACCTCTGGCCGGATGAAGCAAATGTTCGGGACGATCCAGCAGGTGGCGGAAGAGTTTCTGAAGTACATGAACGAAAACTGTCACCGGGAGATGGAGATGAAGGATGTGCTGGCACGGTTTACCACGGACGTGATCGGGACGTGTGCGTTCGGGATTGAGTGCAACTCGATGAAGAATCCGGACTCGGACTTCCGCAAATATGGCAACAAGGTGTTCGAGCAGGATACGTTTGTTATAATGAAGTTCGTGTTCGCCACTATGTTCAAGGGCCTTGCGAAGCGAATCGGTGTTAAGCTGACCGATGAAGGTGTGGAGCGGTTTTTCCTGCAAGTTGTGCGCGATACGGTGCAGTATCGGGAGTTGAACAACGTGCAGCGGAACGACTTTATGAACCTGCTGCTGCAGATCAAGAACAAGGGCTATTTGGACGAGCGTGACGGTGGAGCAAGTCACACTGGCAAGAGTGAGGCCGCCATGACACTGAACGAACTGGCGGCAcaggtgtttgtgtttttcataGCTGGATTTGAAACGTCCTCCACCACCATGAACTTCTGTCTGTATGAGCTGGCGAAGAATCAGGACATCCAGGAGCGGCTCCGTGAGGAGATCGAACGTGCAGTCGACGACAACGATGGACAAGTGACTTACGAAATGGTCATGAACAATCAGTACCTTGACAATGTGATCAACG AAACTCTGCGCAAgtatcccccggtcgagtcaCTGTCGCGTGTGCCAATGCGAGATTACACCATACCCGGAACGAAGCATGTGATCCCGAAGGATACGCTTGTCCAAATCCCCGTGTACGCTTTGCAACGCGATCCCGAGTTTTACCCGGACCCGAACCAATTCAATCCGGATCGTTTCCTACCGGAGGAGGTAAAGCAGCGCCATCCATACGTCTTCCTCCCGTTCGGCGAGGGTCCACGCGTTTGCATTGGATTGCGTTTTGGAATGATGCAGGCAAAGCTTGGCCTAATCACGTTGCTGAGGAACTTCCGCTTCGCGCCCTCGGCCCAAACACCGGCTGAGTTCGAATTCGACCCCAAGTCATTCATATTATCACCCACGAAGGGTAATTATCTTAAGGTTGATAAGATATAG
- the LOC128299209 gene encoding cytochrome P450 6a2-like: MAFVGVILLGVVLLLTIAYLFLRERHSFWRRRGFPCKPNPSLLFGQMVGNGSTKHAAYVTQDIYNYAKDQGERYVGYSFFFMPILMVCDIELVKTILVRDFHVFHDRGIYCNSRVDPLSGNLFALEGHEWREMRQKLTPTFTSGRMKQMFGTMLEVAEQLQKHLLKNVGLEMEMKDVLARFTTDVIGTCAFGIECNTLDNPDSDFLKYGKRVFEHRLFAMVKMTFAMLFKGTATRLGVKVTDDDLERFFLNLVHETVAYRERHDVQRNDFLNLLLQIKNKGGLADQEADHPVPDGAGMTMNELAAQVFIFFVAGFETSSTVMNFCLYELAKNPDIQERLREEIIGAIETNDGKLTYEIVMGQEYLGQVVNETLRKYPPLETTLRVTAQDYTIPGTDHVIPRNVGVQVPVFAIHRDPAHYPDPECFDPDRFSADECRKRPAYTFLPFGEGPRMCIGMRFGTMQVKVGLVTLLRFFRFFPSAQTPERIVFDPKSFILSPIGGNYLTVEKL; the protein is encoded by the exons ATGGCGTTTGTCGGAGTGATACTGCTGGGCGTGGTGTTGTTACTTACGATCGCTTATCTGTTCCTGCGCGAGAGACATAGCTTCTGGCGTAGGCGAGGCTTCCCTTGCAAGCCCAACCCGAGCCTGCTGTTTGGCCAAATGGTGGGCAACGGAAGTACCAAACATGCGGCGTATGTCACGCAGGACATCTACAACTATGCGAAGGATCAAGGTGAACGCTACGTTGGGTACAGCTTTTTCTTCATGCCCATACTGATGGTGTGTGACATCGAGCTGGTGAAAACGATACTGGTGAGGGACTTTCACGTGTTTCACGACCGTGGCATTTACTGCAACTCGCGTGTCGATCCACTGTCCGGCAATCTGTTCGCGCTCGAGGGTCACGAGTGGCGTGAGATGCGCCAGAAGCTTACGCCCACCTTCACATCCGGCCGAATGAAGCAAATGTTCGGCACGATGCTGGAGGTTGCGGAGCAGCTTCAGAAGCATCTGCTGAAAAACGTCGGGCTCGAGATGGAGATGAAGGATGTGCTGGCACGGTTTACCACGGACGTGATCGGGACGTGCGCGTTCGGGATCGAGTGCAACACGCTGGATAATCCGGACTCGGATTTCCTGAAGTACGGCAAACGGGTGTTCGAGCACCGACTGTTCGCGATGGTGAAGATGACATTCGCAATGCTGTTCAAGGGCACAGCAACCAGGCTGGGCGTGAAGGTGACGGACGACGATCTGGAGCGGTTCTTCCTGAATCTCGTCCACGAGACGGTTGCGTATCGCGAACGGCACGATGTGCAGCGGAACGATTTCCTGAACCTGCTGCTGCAGATCAAAAACAAAGGAGGCCTTGCGGACCAGGAAGCGGACCACCCGGTGCCGGACGGCGCGGGGATGACGATGAACGAGCTGGCCGCGCAAGTGTTTATCTTTTTCGTGGCCGGTTTTGAGACGTCCTCCACGGTGATGAACTTCTGTCTGTACGAGCTGGCGAAGAATCCCGACATCCAGGAGCGTTTGCGGGAGGAAATTATTGGTGCAATCGAAACCAACGATGGAAAGCTGACGTATGAGATAGTGATGGGCCAGGAGTACCTCGGGCAGGTAGTTAATG AAACTCTCCGCAAATATCCACCGCTGGAGACTACACTGCGTGTGACGGCACAGGATTACACGATTCCCGGCACGGACCACGTGATTCCGCGTAACGTCGGAGTGCAGGTTCCGGTATTTGCCATTCATCGGGATCCCGCACACTATCCCGACCCGGAATGTTTCGATCCGGACCGATTTTCGGCTGACGAGTGCAGGAAACGTCCGGCCTACACGTTTTTACCGTTCGGCGAGGGACCGCGGATGTGTATCGGGATGCGGTTCGGCACGATGCAGGTGAAGGTGGGTCTGGTCACCTTACTGCGCTTCTTTCGCTTCTTCCCATCCGCCCAAACACCGGAGCGGATCGTGTTTGATCCGAAATCGTTCATTCTCTCACCGATCGGTGGTAATTATTTGACGGTGGAGAAGCTTTAA
- the LOC128299208 gene encoding probable cytochrome P450 6a13, whose translation MALITTILSLLFVFASGLYWFVRNRYHYWSNRGFPTIPNQKLLFGHVKGINTERHASYVTTDIYRELKKRGEAFGGFNMFIIPGVMLIDPEAIKTVLVKDFHIFHDRGIFSDPDVDPLSGTLFAMQGKPWKILRQKLTPTFTSGKMKQMFDTIRDVAERLGCYVDEHLHEEELEMKDILARYTTDVIGTCAFGIECNTLKNPDSEFLKYGNKVFEQKVSTLIKIIFMLLVRKYWPKFMLKITDADVESFFLNLVRETVEYRETHNVKRNDFLNLLLQIKNTGKLWEQEEEHVGKGEVGMTQNELAAQVFIFFLAGFETSSTTMNFCLYELAKNCELQERLRQEINRAIESNGGELTYDVVMGIEYLNMVVDETLRKYPPLETITRAPEQDYTMPGTKHIIPKGTMVQIPIYALHHDPDYYPDPERFDPERFRPEVANARPPYAYMPFGEGPRICIGLRFGMMQTKVGLIKLLRQFRFSPTEKTPETIRFMPKVFILSPDTGNYLHVEKI comes from the exons ATGGCGCTGATAACTACAATTCTATCATTGCTTTTCGTATTCGCGTCGGGACTGTATTGGTTTGTGCGCAATCGGTATCACTACTGGAGCAACCGTGGCTTTCCCACCATTCCCAATCAGAAGCTGCTGTTCGGGCACGTAAAGGGCATCAACACGGAGCGCCATGCGTCGTACGTCACAACCGATATCTACCGGGAGCTGAAGAAGCGTGGCGAAGCGTTCGGCGGGTTCAACATGTTCATCATACCGGGCGTGATGCTGATCGATCCGGAGGCAATCAAGACGGTTCTGGTGAAAGATTTCCACATCTTTCACGACCGTGGCATTTTCAGCGATCCCGACGTCGATCCCCTGTCCGGCACGCTGTTCGCCATGCAGGGTAAGCCGTGGAAGATTCTGCGCCAGAAGCTTACGCCCACCTTTACGTCGggcaaaatgaagcaaatgtTCGACACGATTCGGGATGTGGCGGAGAGACTGGGCTGCTACGTGGACGAACACTTGCACGAGGAAGAGTTGGAGATGAAGGATATACTGGCCCGTTACACGACGGATGTGATCGGGACGTGTGCGTTCGGCATTGAGTGTAACACGCTGAAGAACCCGGACTCGGAGTTCCTCAAGTACGGCAACAAGGTGTTCGAACAGAAGGTGTCCACCTTGATAAAGATCATCTTCATGCTGTTGGTGCGCAAATACTGGCCAAAGTTTATGCTGAAAATTACCGATGCCGATGTGGAATCGTTCTTCCTGAATCTCGTGCGCGAAACGGTCGAGTACCGCGAGACGCACAACGTGAAGCGGAACGATTTTCTCAACTTGCTGCTCCAGATTAAAAACACGGGAAAGCTGTGGGAGCAGGAGGAGGAGCACGTGGGTAAGGGTGAGGTCGGCATGACGCAGAACGAGCTGGCCGCGCAAGTGTTTATCTTCTTCCTGGCCGGCTTCGAGACGTCCTCCACCACGATGAACTTCTGTCTGTACGAGCTGGCCAAGAATTGCGAGCTGCAGGAGCGGCTGCGGCAGGAAATTAACCGCGCGATCGAGAGTAACGGTGGCGAGCTGACGTACGACGTTGTGATGGGCATCGAGTATCTGAATATGGTCGTCGATG AAACGCTTCGGAAGTACCCACCACTGGAGACGATCACGCGTGCGCCAGAGCAGGACTACACTATGCCCGGCACGAAACACATCATCCCGAAGGGCACGATGGTGCAGATACCGATCTACGCCCTGCACCACGATCCGGACTACTATCCCGATCCGGAGCGTTTCGATCCGGAGCGGTTCCGGCCGGAGGTGGCAAATGCTCGCCCACCGTACGCGTACATGCCGTTCGGTGAGGGGCCTCGCATTTGCATTGGGCTGCGGTTTGGCATGATGCAGACCAAGGTGGGCCTGATCAAGTTGCTGCGCCAGTTCCGATTTTCGCCGACAGAGAAAACACCCGAAACTATACGATTTATGCCAAAGGTGTTCATTCTGTCCCCGGACACTGGGAACTATCTGCACGTGGAGAAGATATAG
- the LOC128297754 gene encoding salivary glue protein Sgs-3-like: MDLRTVMLVLAIVAVAMVTSVPVDDEPRRGPIIIDAQLAAAAKRASMYREGELSTPDSVQRDDSTTEEETTVDPALTTTTVEPVTPESTTTIESTTTEETTVDPEVTTTTVEPVTPESTTTIESTTTEETTVDPEVTTTTVEPVTPESTTTIESTTTEETTVDPEVTTTTVEPVTPESTTTIESTTTEETTVDPAVTTTTVEPVTPESTTTIESTTTEETTVDPAVTTTTVEPVTPESTTTVESTTTEGTTVDPAVTTTTVASTTVSTSATITTTTDAAITGGSTTIDPETTTQGASSVTSLGVALLTAVALTNVLRVH; the protein is encoded by the exons ATGGATCTTCGTACAGTGATGTTGGTGTTGGCCATCGTGGCCGTCGCAATGGTGACCAGTGTCCCGGTGGATGATGAACCGAG GAGAGGACCGATAATTATCGACGCCcaattagcagcagcagcaaaacgtgCTTCAATGTATAGGGAAG GGGAATTAAGTACGCCTGATTCAGTTCAGCGAGACGATTCAACTACCGAAGAGGAAACGACAGTCGATCCTGCACTTACTACTACGACAGTTGAGCCTGTGACTCCCGAGAGTACAACTACGATCGAGTCCACTACCACAGAGGAAACCACAGTCGATCCTGAAGTTACTACTACGACAGTTGAGCCTGTGACACCCGAGAGTACAACTACGATCGAGTCCACTACCACAGAGGAAACAACAGTCGATCCTGAAGTTACTACTACGACAGTTGAGCCTGTGACTCCCGAGAGTACAACTACGATCGAGTCCACTACCACAGAGGAAACCACAGTCGATCCTGAAGTTACTACTACGACAGTTGAGCCTGTGACTCCTGAGAGTACAACTACGATCGAGTCCACTACCACAGAGGAAACAACAGTCGATCCTGCAGTTACTACTACGACAGTTGAGCCTGTGACTCCCGAGAGTACAACTACGATCGAGTCCACTACCACAGAGGAAACCACAGTCGATCCTGcagttactactactacagtTGAGCCTGTGACGCCCGAGAGTACAACTACGGTCGAGTCCACTACCACAGAGGGAACCACAGTCGATCCTGCAGTTACTACTACGACCGTTGCATCAACAACTGTGTCAACTTCAGCCACAATAACAACCACAACCGATGCAGCGATAACTGGTGGCAGCACTACGATCGATCCGGAAACCACAACACAGGGTGCTAGCTCGGTTACTTCCTTGGGTGTTGCCCTACTAACTGCTGTTGCACTGACCAATGTACTTCGAGTACACTAG
- the LOC128299212 gene encoding cytochrome P450 6a2-like produces MVVFSWALIPCAIVVAGIAAIRWFLRRRQTFWLRHGIPAARKPHLLYGNVAGLAAKQHTVTILQTLYREFRDRQLPAGGFNLYFSPMLLLIDRALIERVLVKDFAQFRDRGLYACEKANPLSSETLFSLAGERWHRMRQQLGPAFGAGSVRTMFPTAARIAQTLVVYIGAQSKRRDLEWTDLMARYTTDVIGSCAFGIDCRTIRDPGTEFRAMGYRAFRCSLRRMWKLRFGYAFRRMADALRLCVIEPGVEPFFLQLCRSTVLHRESYRLVKRDFLQLLLEMKATGRLDMTQLAGQCYSFFIAGFETSASLMCFCLYELAKNGTVQERLRTAIVAALDETDGQLSYDMVMSLGYLDQVVNETLRMYPPVDFLFRVASTDYPIEHLGTIPRGTMVVVPVHALHHDPEYYPEPEVYDPERFASASKSRNVRDGAPFMPFGLGPRHCIGATFGLMLVKVGLVAMLRSFRFSLNVDRTPEHVSFKPRSLVLAPSSGLYLNVERV; encoded by the exons ATGGTCGTGTTTTCGTGGGCGTTAATTCCGTGTGCGATCGTGGTGGCCGGTATCGCCGCGATCCGGTGGTTTTTGCGACGCCGGCAAACGTTCTGGCTGCGCCATGGTATACCGGCAGCCCGGAAACCGCATCTGCTGTACGGTAACGTGGCCGGGCTGGCGGCAAAGCAGCACACCGTCACCATCCTGCAGACGCTGTACCGGGAGTTTCGCGACCGTCAGTTGCCGGCCGGTGGTTTCAATCTGTACTTTTCGCCCATGCTTCTGCTCATCGATCGCGCCTTGATCGAGCGCGTGCTGGTGAAAGATTTCGCCCAGTTTCGAGACCGCGGTCTGTACGCGTGCGAGAAGGCGAATCCGTTGAGCAGCGAAACGCTGTTCTCGCTGGCTGGTGAGCGGTGGCACCGAATGCGGCAACAGCTGGGCCCTGCGTTCGGGGCGGGCAGCGTGCGTACCATGTTTCCCACGGCGGCCCGCATCGCCCAGACGCTGGTGGTGTACATCGGTGCGCAAAGCAAACGGCGCGACCTCGAGTGGACGGATCTGATGGCGCGCTACACGACGGACGTGATCGGTAGCTGTGCGTTCGGTATCGATTGCCGCACGATACGCGACCCGGGGACGGAGTTTCGCGCGATGGGCTATCGGGCGTTCCGCTGCAGCCTGCGGCGGATGTGGAAGCTGCGGTTCGGGTACGCTTTCCGGCGGATGGCCGATGCGTTGCGGCTGTGCGTGATCGAACCGGGCGTGGAACCGTTCTTCCTGCAGCTGTGCCGGTCGACGGTGCTGCACCGGGAGAGCTACCGGCTGGTGAAGCGCGACTttctgcagctgctgctggagatGAAGGCAACGGGGCGGCTCGACATGACGCAgctcgccgggcagtgctatTCGTTCTTCATAGCCGGGTTTGAAACGTCCGCGAGCTTGATGTGCTTCTGTCTGTACGAGCTCGCCAAGAACGGGACCGTGCAGGAGCGGTTGCGCACCGCAATCGTGGCAGCCCTCGATGAAACCGATGGTCAACTGAGCTACGACATGGTGATGTCACTGGGCTATCTCGATCAGGTGGTGAATG AAACGCTGCGCATGTATCCACCGGTTGACTTCCTGTTTCGCGTTGCGAGCACCGACTATCCGATAGAGCACCTCGGGACCATCCCGCGTGGGActatggtggtggtgcccgTGCATGCGCTACATCACGATCCGGAGTATTACCCCGAGCCGGAGGTGTACGACCCGGAACGGTTTGCCAGTGCGTCGAAGTCGCGCAACGTGCGGGATGGTGCTCCGTTCATGCCGTTCGGGTTGGGACCGAGACACTGCATTGGGGCCACCTTTGGTCTAATGCTCGTGAAGGTTGGTTTGGTGGCGATGTTGCGCTCGTTTCGCTTTTCGCTGAATGTGGATCGCACACCGGAGCATGTTAGCTTTAAGCCGCGTTCGCTCGTGCTAGCACCAAGCAGTGGGTTGTACTTGAACGTGGAGCGGGTTTAA
- the LOC128297938 gene encoding uncharacterized protein LOC128297938 — protein sequence MTINERTTLLPKEYQKTYSIAIPQDDVNNNISNSTNDNGVLSEYDSYALTKDELNKYIDDPWWVKMRYGCFATCWIVCLIALGISLYIAADALRHDVCGASLANNATVAPTTTSPDSPTTNPFANVEPSTPATIVFALLNQPTS from the exons ATGACGATCAACGAACGTACGACGCTGCTGCCGAAGGAGTACCAGAAGACGTACAGCATCGCCATTCCGCAGGACGATGTGAACAATAAtatcagcaacagcaccaacgACAATGGCGTACTGAGCGAGTA CGACAGCTATGCACTAACAAAGGACGAGCTGAACAAATACATTGACGACCCCTGGTGGGTAAAGATGCGGTACGGATGCTTTGCTACCTGCTGGATCGTTTGCCTGATTGCGCTGGGCATTTCACTCTACATAGCGGCCGATGCCCTCCGACATGACGTTTGTGGTGCCTCGTTAGCCAACAACGCTACAGTTGCACCGACAACAACAAGCCCCGACAGCCCAACCACAAATCCTTTCGCAAACGTGGAACCAAGCACGCCTGCTACGATCGTGTTTGCTTTGCTAAATCAACCAACCTCGTAA